GaacagaaataaataaatagccATGTTGATAGTGTACATATTAGAAGTAGACAAGGTGCGTGGTTTGATTTCTCCcccaaaatatttcaaaatttttatagttttgggGGGCCGAATACATGATTAGGTTTCAGGACCAAAAATTCTCAGGCCCAACCCTGTTTGTCTGTCGCGATTTATATATTTGCTGGTTGGTGTGTCATTGAAAATCATGCTCATTTGAATTAATTTGTTTTAGATTGTTAATATCTGGTAAAAATGATATAGAATGCCATGATTAACTCCGTGCCTGTAAGAATCCAGTTAGAAAAACATTCTTAAGTTCGATTTTATGTCATGTGCGATATTGTCGATACGACCACAATCAATCATGAGCGATATTGTCGCTACGACCGAGAGGATGAAAGAAGGTGGAAGATCATCGTCAATAAAGTATCCAATGCTGACTGCAACTAATTATACAATGTGGGCAATGAGAATGAAGATTACTTTACGAGTACATAAAGCCTGGGAGGCTATTGAAACAGAGATGATTGATAACAAAAAGAATGATATGGCGCTGGCTTTTATTGTTCCAGTCGATCCCGGAGAATTTTATTCTGCAAGTAGGAGAACTTGAGACGGCTAAGCATGTTTGGGAAGCGATAAAAACCCGTCATGTCGGTGCAGAACGAGTAAGAGAGGCTCGGCTACAGACCTTAATGACTGAATTCGAGCGTGTGAAGATGAAAGATACCGAGAGCATTGATGACTTCGGCGGGAAGCTATCTGAGCTAGCTTCAAAATCAGCTGCTCTTGGCGTCACCATTGAAGAAACAAAGCTTGTTAAGAAATTTCTTATGAGCCTTCCTCGAAAAAAGTACATACATATTGTTGCATCTCTCGAGCAAGTGCTTGATCTCAATACAACAGGCTTTGAGGACATACTAGGACGATTGAAAGCATACGAAGAACGTAtttgcgaagaagaagaaagggagGATGATCAGGGGAAGTTAATGTACGCAAACACAGAAGGTCAAGGTCGTTCTCAACAAGATCAATCTACCCGACAATATGATCAGACAAACCGAGACTATAATAACGATCCCTATAGAAGCAGAGGTCGTGGAGGACGCTTCAACCGAGGTAGAGGTCGAGGCCGTTTTAATTATTGAAGAGGAGATTATAACAATGGAGGAAGGGGAGATTATAATGCTGGAAGAGATCCGTATGCCAGAAGAGATGCGTCACGCACACGTGCTACCGCTGTGACAAAATAGGTCACTTCGTTGCAAATTGTCCAGACTTGAAACTTAAGCTACAGGAGGCTAAAGAACACGACAACACTGAGACACAAGAAGCTGATGAACTTATGATGCATGAAGTTGTCTTTCTGAACGAGAAGAACGTTGTACCAGAGAAGGTTGAGACGTGCAATAAAAGTTTTTCAGTGAGAATTGGAGAGTTTGGGAATCATGGACTTTGTGGAGACAAAGAAACAGAGCACACGAGCAATGATCAGGAGCTagttaaggaagaagaagaagataatgcCGATACGCAGAgccttgatgaagaagaaaccgAAACACAACCCTTAAGGCGATCAGAGAGACAAGCAATGAAGCCTAAGTACCTCGACGATTACATACTTCTAGCTGAAGAATTAGGAGAAGAGGTACTGATGTATTTAAACAACGAGCCAAGAAACTTTGGTGAAGCAAAAGAATCTAGAAGTTGGACGAGAGCATGTGAAGAGGAAATAGAGTccattatcaaaaataaaacgTGGAATCTAGTAGAACTACCATATGGAGCCAAACCCATCGGTTTAAAGTGGGTTTTCAAGCTAAAATACAACTCTGATGGAAGTGTTAACAAATACAAAGCTCGCTCGTTGCAAAAGGGTATGTGTAACGTCATGGGATCGATTTCGACGAGGTGTTCGCGCCAGTAGCAAGGATTGAGACCATACGCCTTCTTGTGAGTCTTGCAGCAGCAAACGGATGGGAAGTACACCATCTCGACGTGAAGACAGCATTCCTCCATGGAGAGCTTAAAGAAGTGGTTTATGTTACACAACTAGAGGGTTTCGAGATGAAAGGATGCGAGGGTAAAGTCTACAAACTGAACAAGGCATTGTATGGCTTGAGACAAGCACCAAGGGCATGGAACCATAAGCGGAACCAGATACTACAAGAGCTCCAGTTCGAGAAGTGTGCAAAAGAGCCTTCAGTATACCGGAAGGTGGTTAAGGGAGAGCTCCTCGTGGTTGCTGTGTACGTATATGACCTGTTCGTCACTGGAACAAGCAAAAGAAACATTGAAGAATTCAAGAGAAATATGTCAAGCAAGTTTGAGATGAGTGATTTGGGAAAGTTATCATATTATCTTGGGATCGAGGTGTGTCAGCATGAAGATGGAATTACTCTAAACCAATCACGATATGCGACGAAGATCTTAAAGAATGCAGGAATGATCAAGTGCAATCCGGTACACACACCAATGGAGCTTGGTTCAAAGTTCTCAAAGGCAgaggatgagagagagagattgatgCAACGGCGTACATGAAGAATATAGGCTGCTTACGATACCTCTTGCACACGAGGCCGGATCTTTCTTTCAGCGTTGGGGTGCTTAGTCGGTACATGCAAAATCCAAGAGATTCACACGGAGTAGGTATGAAGCAAGTGTTACGGTACCTGCAAGGAAGCCTAGCGTATGGACTGGTGTTTGAAAGCTCTAAGATGAAGATTCCGAAACTTGTTGGATATAGTGACAGCAGTTACAATGTTGATCCAGACGATGGAAAGAGCACGACCGGTCACATATTCTACATTGACAATAGCCCCATCTCGTGGTGTTCACAGAAGCAAGAAGTTGTGGCCTTGTCAAGTTGTGAGGCAGAATTCATGGCTGGAACTGAGGCTGCACGACAGGCTATATGGCTGCGAGATTTGTTGAGTGAGATAACTGGTCAGCAAAGTGAGAAGGTGGTTATACGGATCGACAATCAATCCGCTATTGCCTTAACAAAGAATCCAGTATTTCATGGGAGAAGTAAGCATATACATAGGAGGTATCATTTTATTCGAGAATGCGTTGAGAACGGTCAGATTGAAGTAGAGTACGTTCACGGGGACAAACAGAAAGCTGATATCTTGACGAAGGCCCTAGGAAGAATCAGATTCAGGGAAATGAGAGACTACATTGGAATGAAGGAGAACTTCAAGCTTaaaggggagaatgttggataaaCTTGAAGTTTACTTGAGTTATAAGTAATGtaaatcctaatgagtttaggatatCTAAAGTATTATATAAGGAGATATCAACTTGTGATATAACTTAGGCGTTTGAGAGATAAGAACTTAAGGTTTTGTGATAGTTTCCTTAAGAGAGAGTTAATAAGAAGTGTTCTTATTTGAGAATCATTACAGTCTGTTCGGAATACTTGAGttcaacaattggtatcagagcggttgaTGAGAAATCTACAAAAGACCAATATACCCTTCGAGAGATGAATGGTATCCTATGAGTTAGGAATGAGAGGTGTGTGGCAGAGATCAAGTCAAAAGATTCTGGAAGTCAGTTGTGGGACACGAgatgaatgtgatccttagtttgagGGGCAGAATGTGAGATAGcaaactaagtcccacattggagaattagacaaggagtgtctaatatataaagagatgtccaactctaatagtacgaggccttttggaatggaaaccaaaagtaaatccatgcgggcctGCCTCTTAGGCCCAAAGTgaacaatatcgtactaatcggataatatagAGTTAGGACATGGAATTTCACAATCCCAACAtggtcaaatttaaaatttgcgTGGTGTGGAGTGATAATACATATAGTAAAATTTGGATGGTATAAGCAAGCATCCATTAACCaagtataataaataataagctATTTATCTTTCCTTGAACGAAAACACCTTAATTAtttcattaataaacatgtaacgaattacaaaaaaatagataatagaagaataaaacaagaaaatttgaaattacacgaaattttgaaacaacaatCTTATCTTTAGTGATAATTTagaacataaattttaaaatgtgcTATCTCTAAGCACATTGGAAACCAGATGGAACCTTCGTACCACACTGGTTAAAGAGAACACTCAGTGAAATAGGAACACGAAGATTAATGCCAAAAACATTAGCCTTCAAAGCGGTGCAGAGACAGACCCCGGCATCGATATTAACTAGACCTTTGATAAGGGCGCAACATTCGGTCTTTTGTGGTAGAGAAACCTTAACCAAATTCAATACGTTGGCACATACCTTGAGTTTAAGAGCATCTTTACAAGTGGGTTTGCGGGGAAACGACGGTGGAGGTTTCTTGTTGTGGCTTTTGGACGGTGGTGGTGTACAAGGGGCCGATGTAGAGCTGACCAAAGTGAAGAAGATGACATTCAAAACAAGGAGAAGAGCAATTTTAGAGTAAGCCATTGATGGAGTGAAGTTTTAAGAGTTTTctcttagaaagttttctctcGTTATCAAGCTTGTGATGTTGTGTGGAGAAAATGAAGAGAGTGGTATGGTTTTTATAGGCGAAGATTCAGATCGGCTTATGTGCTTTTAATTACAATTCGACGAGTGGTAACGAAATGTATTCTATGTTCGATGAACTGTTCACGTGAAGgattaaatatttgaaagtaTAATTATTCGGAACTGATTGATCTTACAAACCGTCAAGACATAAGGTTAATTAGTCGTTACATGTAAGATGCaagaaatattaaattagtCGATACATAGGTTCACATTTGTAAtatcacttttcatttttatactaACCATCTTTATCCTCACggaaaaagacatttataacctaaaaattaactaatctaaacttaaagtttagagttgaaggttgtAATAGgattttggaatgtgaaattcaTGATtctaacaaatatataaataaataattaaaaaatatattattttttaaatagtttcaaaaagaattttcgaatttcaaaaagaattttcgaatttcaaaaagaaatgttgaaaaacaaaattcaaattttcttataaaagttcgaatttgaaaatgtataatttgaaaacataaaaacatattttgtttttatttttattcattcaaataattatttattatatatagagagagcaagAGTATAAGAGTCTCTTACCTCTAAataaagaatgtatttttgaaaatatttatttagtgaagataaacatgaataatAGTACCAACaatgtggtaaacatgaaaattacgaaattgccaaaaatatcatattcataataccatttttcatgtttacactaaccacttttaccttcactttcaaagagagaaaaatacatttattatcctaagtttaattaatatagacttaaggtttagagttgagaggtGGAGTAGggttttggaatgtgaaatttattattctaatacatcaataaataaatacttaaaaaaaatttaaaaatagtttcaactttcgaatttcaaaaagaaattttgaaaaaaattaaaaaaacaattataaaaagttcgaatttgaagaAATATAAGTCATTTGTACATGAGTACAATAACTTGGAAACAAAGCCTAACTTGGAGAATAAGTAAAGCTTGGAGAACATGTATATCGAGGACTTTCCATATGGACATCACATAATATTCATAACACTTCCTCTTGATGTCCATTATAGCAAAGTGCTTTCAAAACGCTGtggatgttgcctcgttaaaaaccttaccagaaAAATCCAATAGAAAAAACTGTGGTTAAAGGAAAAAGAGTGCAACGCGTAACAACTTCTCCTCATATGTACATACGTCAAAATCTTCGAAGTGACATAATCCGATAAGATGAAAAAAATTCTTGGAAGTAGCAGTGTGTAACACCTTGTTGAATAAATCAGCTAAGTTGTCACTTAAACGAACATGTAGGACACGAACTTCATCATTCTTCTGTGGTTAATgatccttcttcattttctttgaTTCTCTTGATCTCAAAGACTTTAGAATGGTGATAGAATTTTATCTTTGAAATTCTAATATACCTCTTGAATGAAATT
This genomic stretch from Brassica napus cultivar Da-Ae chromosome C9, Da-Ae, whole genome shotgun sequence harbors:
- the LOC125592545 gene encoding secreted RxLR effector protein 161-like; its protein translation is MKNIGCLRYLLHTRPDLSFSVGVLSRYMQNPRDSHGVGMKQVLRYLQGSLAYGLVFESSKMKIPKLVGYSDSSYNVDPDDGKSTTGHIFYIDNSPISWCSQKQEVVALSSCEAEFMAGTEAARQAIWLRDLLSEITGQQSEKVVIRIDNQSAIALTKNPVFHGRSKHIHRRYHFIRECVENGQIEVEYVHGDKQKADILTKALGRIRFREMRDYIGMKENFKLKGENVG
- the LOC106418071 gene encoding 14 kDa proline-rich protein DC2.15, translated to MAYSKIALLLVLNVIFFTLVSSTSAPCTPPPSKSHNKKPPPSFPRKPTCKDALKLKVCANVLNLVKVSLPQKTECCALIKGLVNIDAGVCLCTALKANVFGINLRVPISLSVLFNQCGTKVPSGFQCA